TAGTTCACTAAGGAGACATCATGTTTAAAAGATTGCAAGAACTATTGTTCCTCTTGGGCATAGTCATGTCCTCTGTAGTTTATGCGCAAGCTTATCCAAGTAAACCAATATCGTTGATAGTGCCTCAGGCAGCAAGGGGGTACTAATGACATTGTTGCGCGTCTCGTTACGCCTGCATTCGGTGAATCGATTGGCGCATCGGTGGTGGTTGAGAATAGACCCGGTGCCGGCGGAAATATTGGCACGCAAAGTGATGCCCGTGCAGCGAAAGATGGCTATACCTTATTACTTACCATCAATAGTGCTCAGGCAATCAATCCTGCTTTATATAAGAATCCTGGTTTTGATCCAGTTAATGATTTTGTGCCGCTTTATTACATCGGTGCTACGCCATACGTGTTGGTATCGCCCCCCGGTTCGCCTTATAAAACTTTGGCCGATGTTGTAGCGGCAGCAAAAAAGAAGCCAGGCGAGTTGTCATATGCCTCGGCTGGAAATGGCACCATTAGTCATTTATTAGGGGCTATGCTCAATGTTAGTGCTGGCATTGAGATGCAACATATTCCCTATAAAGGCGTTGCACCAGCTATCAATGATGTGCTGGGTGGCCAAGTGCTTTTAGCATTTGCCCAGTCTGCCATCTGTTCTCAATTACATTAAGACTGGAAAATTTCAGGCAATTGCCATTAGCTCTGCGAAGCGATCTAGTGCAGCCCCAGAAATTCCAACAATTGCGGAGACTTATCCTGACTGCGTAGGTGAGGTATGGGTAGCTATCTTCGCCCCCATCGGCGTGAATAGTGAAGTTGTGAAGAAAATTCAGGTAGCAATGGATAAGACGATGTCTAAAGCCGGAGGTACGTGAAAAGTTAATTGCTCAGGGGCTTGATCTGACGCCCGTACCGACCACGAAGCTGGGCGCTTTACTGAAAGATAAATTAGCAAAATGGGTAAAAATTGTTAAAGCATCTGGTGTTCAATTGGATTAAATAAGTCTAACTGAGCGCTAATTTTTTACTTGACCTAAAATACATTAATGACAACTGCTGGCCTCGCGCCTCCACTAACCCCTCTTAAGCAGATTGATCAAGCTTTGCGTGATGATGGCTTTGTTGTGGTGTTAGCTGAAACTATTGCAAAAATCAGCAAGGTTGCCTTATCTAGCCTTCAGGACTTATCTGGGTTTTGGGATGGTCTACCACGCGATCCTTATTTAAAGGATGGTGGGCGATATCGTTTTCGCCGTCATGTAAGCTATCAAATCAAAGGTGATGAACTCACTGTGGTTCTCCGCACCGAGCGCATTGGCGTCACTTGATTACAACGCGCTTTATGGTGGTATTGAGCGTTGGTTTGAGCCTATTCAGAGTGAGTTATTAAACAATCCAGCTTGGCAATCGGTATTGCTGGGGCTCGCTCATCTTTTGAATGGTTTAAAGCCCGTCAACACTTGGTTTGTCGAAGCGTATCAGTTTCGGATTGATACTACCGATGGGATTGGGCGACCCACGCCTGAGGCGCGCTCACCGAGATGGCGTTGATTTTGTTGCAGTCTTCTTGCTTGATCGCGTAGAAATCAAGGGTGGCGAAACCA
The nucleotide sequence above comes from Polynucleobacter necessarius. Encoded proteins:
- a CDS encoding tripartite tricarboxylate transporter substrate-binding protein, whose translation is MVENRPGAGGNIGTQSDARAAKDGYTLLLTINSAQAINPALYKNPGFDPVNDFVPLYYIGATPYVLVSPPGSPYKTLADVVAAAKKKPGELSYASAGNGTISHLLGAMLNVSAGIEMQHIPYKGVAPAINDVLGGQVLLAFAQSAICSQLH
- a CDS encoding tripartite tricarboxylate transporter substrate-binding protein codes for the protein MPSLPSVLNYIKTGKFQAIAISSAKRSSAAPEIPTIAETYPDCVGEVWVAIFAPIGVNSEVVKKIQVAMDKTMSKAGGT